The following proteins are encoded in a genomic region of Lachnospiraceae bacterium KM106-2:
- a CDS encoding S-adenosylmethionine synthetase, with product MEKYLFTSESVTEGHPDKICDQISDAVLDALLEQDPMSRVACETAITTGLVLVMGEVTTKGYVDIQKIVRDTIREIGYNDSSCGFDADTCGVMVALDEQSADIAMGVDKALEARELTDSDIEAIGAGDQGMMFGYATNETEEYLPYPICLAHKLTKRLSDIRKDGTLSYLRPDGKAQVTVEYDENGKPIHLNAVVLSTQHDETVTQEQIHKDIKKYVFDEVLPQELVDENTKFYINPTGRFVIGGPNGDSGLTGRKIIVDTYGGYARHGGGAFSGKDCTKVDRSAAYAARYVAKNIVGAGLADKCEVQLSYAIGVARPTSINIDTFGTGKLSDERLIEIVRENFDLRPAGIIKMLDLRRPIYKQTAAYGHFGRNDLDLPWEKLNKTDTLKKYL from the coding sequence ATGGAAAAATACTTATTTACATCTGAATCCGTTACAGAAGGACATCCAGATAAAATCTGTGATCAGATCTCTGATGCAGTACTTGATGCTCTATTAGAGCAAGATCCTATGAGTCGTGTTGCTTGTGAAACAGCAATCACAACTGGTCTTGTATTAGTTATGGGTGAAGTAACAACAAAAGGATATGTAGATATTCAAAAGATCGTTAGAGATACAATTAGAGAAATTGGTTACAATGACTCTTCTTGTGGTTTTGACGCTGATACTTGTGGTGTTATGGTAGCTCTTGATGAACAATCTGCCGATATCGCTATGGGTGTTGATAAAGCACTCGAAGCAAGAGAACTTACTGACTCAGACATCGAAGCAATCGGTGCTGGTGATCAAGGTATGATGTTTGGCTATGCAACAAATGAAACAGAGGAATATCTTCCTTACCCTATCTGCCTTGCACATAAGTTAACAAAACGTTTATCTGACATTCGTAAAGATGGCACATTAAGCTACTTACGTCCTGATGGAAAAGCTCAGGTAACTGTAGAATATGATGAAAACGGAAAACCTATTCATTTAAATGCTGTTGTTCTTTCTACACAACATGATGAAACAGTTACTCAAGAACAAATTCATAAAGACATTAAGAAATATGTATTTGATGAAGTTTTACCACAAGAACTTGTTGATGAAAACACAAAATTCTATATCAATCCAACTGGCCGATTCGTAATCGGCGGACCTAACGGAGATAGCGGTCTTACTGGTCGTAAGATCATCGTAGATACTTACGGCGGATATGCTCGTCACGGCGGCGGAGCTTTCTCCGGTAAAGATTGTACTAAAGTAGATAGAAGTGCTGCTTATGCTGCTCGTTATGTTGCTAAGAACATTGTTGGTGCTGGACTTGCTGATAAATGTGAAGTTCAGTTATCATATGCGATCGGTGTTGCAAGACCAACTTCAATCAATATCGATACATTCGGTACAGGTAAATTATCCGATGAACGTTTAATTGAAATCGTTCGTGAAAACTTCGACTTACGTCCAGCCGGAATCATTAAGATGTTAGACTTAAGAAGACCTATTTACAAACAAACAGCTGCTTATGGCCACTTTGGTCGTAACGACTTAGATCTTCCTTGGGAAAAACTTAATAAAACTGATACATTAAAGAAATATCTATAA
- a CDS encoding sensor histidine kinase — MLTPDDYTYLHDLEKKDSHLKDILARYEEENNFILSRMNHEIRNPLTLINSTMQLMSHKAPELKESKYWNQMGEDMEDLFSLLDGLSRFTHSEELRYEQCNLIQMLTQLKISFEPFAKEKNTSITIIIKQGVHDIASDYNCDSIKLKQVFTNLLKNAIEAIHKESGNIQIILDTDNEHSFSIHIIDNGEGIPVNMLDQIFTPFITSKQGGSGLGLPTAKRIILSHGGNISVNCLDGFTDFHIQLPI; from the coding sequence ATGCTGACACCAGATGATTATACATATTTACACGACTTAGAAAAAAAGGATTCCCACTTAAAAGATATTCTTGCCCGTTATGAAGAAGAAAATAACTTTATTCTTTCAAGAATGAATCACGAAATAAGAAATCCCCTAACGTTGATCAATAGTACCATGCAACTTATGAGTCATAAGGCACCCGAACTAAAAGAGTCAAAATATTGGAACCAAATGGGCGAAGATATGGAAGATCTCTTTTCCCTGCTTGATGGTCTCAGCCGTTTTACTCACTCGGAAGAATTAAGATACGAACAATGCAATCTTATCCAGATGCTTACCCAGCTTAAGATTAGTTTCGAGCCTTTTGCAAAAGAAAAGAACACTTCTATTACCATCATCATAAAACAAGGTGTTCATGATATTGCATCTGACTATAACTGCGATTCTATAAAACTAAAGCAGGTTTTTACAAACCTGCTAAAAAATGCGATCGAGGCAATTCATAAAGAGTCTGGCAACATTCAAATCATCCTCGATACTGATAATGAACACAGTTTTTCTATCCATATCATTGATAACGGAGAAGGAATACCCGTTAATATGTTAGACCAAATCTTCACTCCATTTATCACCTCAAAACAAGGCGGTTCCGGATTAGGATTACCTACAGCTAAAAGGATCATCCTCAGCCATGGTGGTAATATTTCTGTTAATTGTCTAGACGGATTTACTGATTTTCACATTCAGCTTCCCATTTAA
- a CDS encoding similar to tRNA pseudouridine synthase C, group TruC1 — MKILFEDKHIIVCVKEPGMLSQSDRSMAPDMVNAIKNHIYEKEGTINPYVGLIHRLDRGVGGVMVFAKTPQAAKNLSSQMQKDSFCKKYRAVVTKDLSSESEEEAVVLENYLVKDGRSNLSRIVSKSEQGAKLAKLEYKVLGVTTDPTHQFPISLLDVRLYTGRHHQIRVQLSNAMNGIWGDTKYNQQFVKQRGWSNIALYAYSLMFAHPATNKRMEFEHLPEQIPFAYF; from the coding sequence ATGAAAATATTGTTTGAAGATAAGCATATTATCGTTTGTGTAAAGGAGCCTGGAATGTTATCGCAAAGCGATCGTTCTATGGCACCAGATATGGTGAATGCGATTAAGAATCATATTTATGAAAAGGAAGGTACGATAAATCCTTATGTTGGTTTAATCCATCGATTAGATCGTGGGGTTGGCGGGGTAATGGTTTTTGCTAAAACGCCTCAGGCAGCTAAAAATTTAAGCTCTCAGATGCAAAAGGATTCTTTTTGTAAAAAATATCGTGCAGTTGTAACGAAAGATTTATCCTCTGAATCTGAGGAAGAAGCAGTTGTGCTTGAGAATTATTTAGTGAAGGATGGAAGAAGTAATTTATCTAGAATTGTTTCGAAAAGTGAGCAGGGTGCAAAGCTTGCTAAATTAGAATATAAAGTGCTTGGTGTCACCACAGATCCGACTCATCAGTTTCCAATCTCTCTTTTAGATGTTCGATTATACACAGGCAGACATCATCAGATTCGTGTTCAATTATCTAATGCAATGAATGGAATCTGGGGAGATACGAAGTATAATCAGCAGTTTGTAAAACAAAGAGGATGGAGTAACATTGCGTTATATGCTTATTCCTTAATGTTTGCCCATCCAGCTACAAATAAACGAATGGAATTTGAACATCTTCCTGAGCAAATTCCATTTGCCTACTTTTAA
- a CDS encoding sensor histidine kinase: MRLKAKLIIAFMVIIIFPVLLISCTTGFIIQKQVDSVQQSYDVTSDTLQVIKNPIHILNRVTRGIYNDIKLLALKNPKKLEDSNYIKSVNGELKEKYSFLIVRVNDKVTYMGNQKKGEQVVNSLPKFGEYSTDVDGGMYLGGDCSLLVKQQDFFNTRGQECSIFVVTDVNTLVPQIRTSMIQIVIAAVIIIWLTGSFLSFWLYRTMIRPINSLRTATNRMKEGDLDFSIHSNNKDEIGLLCEDFEEMRERLKELIETKISYEEKSRELVSNISHDLKTPLTAIKGYAEGIIDGVADTEEKQDKYVKTIYAKACDMTALVEELGLYSQYDCDNIPYHFVKVDVEQYFSDCIGELALDLEVKNIDIGYFNYTDQNLTIFVDPEQLKRVINNIIGNSAKYMDKKKGIINIRIQDQDSYVRVEIEDNGKGIAAKDIPYIFDRFYRADTSRNSAKGGSGLGLAIVKKIIEDHKGTIWVSSKEGMGTKICFTLLKEEVPNE, from the coding sequence ATGAGATTAAAAGCAAAATTAATTATTGCATTCATGGTAATCATTATTTTTCCGGTCTTATTAATTAGCTGTACGACTGGATTTATCATTCAGAAGCAAGTTGATTCTGTTCAACAGTCTTATGATGTTACCTCCGATACCTTACAAGTAATAAAAAATCCAATTCATATTCTAAATCGCGTGACGCGAGGAATTTATAATGATATTAAATTATTAGCATTAAAAAATCCTAAGAAGTTAGAAGATTCTAATTATATTAAGAGTGTAAATGGTGAATTGAAAGAGAAGTACTCCTTTTTAATTGTGCGGGTAAATGATAAGGTTACGTATATGGGAAATCAAAAAAAGGGAGAGCAGGTTGTTAATAGTCTCCCAAAGTTTGGTGAATATAGTACAGATGTTGATGGGGGTATGTACCTGGGAGGCGATTGTTCGCTACTGGTAAAACAACAAGATTTCTTTAATACGAGAGGACAAGAGTGCAGTATCTTTGTTGTTACGGATGTTAATACCTTAGTGCCGCAGATTAGAACGTCAATGATTCAGATTGTAATAGCGGCAGTAATTATTATCTGGCTGACCGGTTCATTCTTGTCATTTTGGCTTTACAGAACAATGATCAGACCGATCAATTCTTTACGTACTGCAACAAATCGAATGAAAGAAGGAGATCTTGATTTCTCGATCCATTCTAATAATAAAGATGAAATCGGACTTCTTTGTGAAGATTTTGAAGAGATGCGTGAGCGATTGAAGGAGTTAATTGAGACGAAGATTTCTTATGAAGAGAAATCAAGAGAGTTAGTTAGTAATATCTCTCATGATCTAAAGACGCCTTTGACAGCGATTAAAGGCTATGCAGAGGGAATTATTGATGGTGTGGCGGATACGGAAGAAAAGCAAGATAAGTATGTTAAGACAATTTATGCTAAAGCATGTGATATGACAGCTTTAGTAGAAGAGTTGGGTCTATATTCACAATATGACTGTGATAACATTCCTTATCATTTTGTTAAGGTCGATGTAGAACAGTATTTTTCAGATTGTATCGGGGAACTTGCGCTTGATCTGGAAGTAAAAAATATAGATATCGGTTATTTTAATTATACAGATCAAAACTTAACTATTTTTGTTGATCCAGAGCAATTAAAGCGTGTTATCAATAATATCATTGGTAATTCGGCTAAGTACATGGATAAGAAAAAAGGTATTATTAATATTAGGATACAAGATCAGGATAGTTATGTAAGGGTCGAGATTGAGGATAATGGTAAAGGAATTGCAGCGAAAGATATTCCATATATATTTGATAGATTTTATCGAGCAGATACTTCTAGAAACTCTGCGAAAGGTGGAAGTGGTCTAGGGCTTGCAATTGTAAAGAAGATTATTGAAGATCATAAAGGAACGATATGGGTTAGTAGTAAAGAGGGCATGGGAACGAAAATCTGTTTTACCTTGCTAAAGGAGGAAGTACCAAATGAGTAA
- a CDS encoding bis(5'-nucleosyl)-tetraphosphatase (asymmetrical) — translation MEDCIFCKIANGEIPSATIYEDNDFRVIMDINPASKGHAIILPKTHAANIFEVPEDVASKIFVVAKKVATAMKEVLNCDGVNVLQNNGEIAGQTVFHLHMHVIPRYEGDQVKIKWSPAKEVDYDLNDMAKEIASKIK, via the coding sequence ATGGAAGATTGTATTTTTTGTAAAATTGCAAATGGTGAGATCCCATCTGCCACAATATATGAAGATAATGATTTTCGTGTGATCATGGATATTAATCCTGCTTCAAAAGGACATGCTATTATATTGCCAAAGACGCATGCAGCTAATATTTTTGAGGTTCCGGAAGATGTTGCATCTAAGATTTTTGTAGTGGCAAAAAAAGTTGCAACGGCAATGAAAGAAGTATTGAATTGTGATGGAGTAAATGTACTTCAGAATAATGGAGAGATTGCGGGACAAACGGTATTCCATCTTCATATGCATGTGATTCCAAGATATGAGGGAGATCAGGTTAAGATTAAATGGTCACCAGCCAAAGAAGTGGATTATGATCTAAATGATATGGCTAAAGAAATTGCATCTAAGATTAAATAA
- a CDS encoding UDP-N-acetylglucosamine--N-acetylmuramyl-(pentapeptide) pyrophosphoryl-undecaprenol N-acetylglucosamine transferase, translating to MKRIVLTGGGTAGHVTPNIALLPELKKAGYDIHYIGSYNGIEHKLIEELGITYHGISSGKLRRYFDVKNFTDPFRVMKGYIQAKKLIKQLKPDVVFSKGGFVTVPVVIAAGKKKIPTLIHESDMTPGLANRICIPYATKICTNFPETIKNLPADKAVLTGSPIRKELFSGNKLKGLEFCGLSLNKPVILVIGGSLGATAVNEAVRRNLDELLKTYQVIHLCGKGKLDESLTNKKGYVQYEYIKQELSDLFAAADIIISRAGANAICELLALRKPNILIPLPAASSRGDQILNAESFEKQGFSYLLKEENLTDESLLKAVNHVYTNRKDYIDSMEKSKLNDSVKTIVELIESVSK from the coding sequence ATGAAACGCATCGTATTAACAGGCGGTGGAACAGCAGGTCATGTAACGCCTAACATTGCTTTATTACCAGAACTTAAGAAAGCAGGTTACGATATTCATTATATTGGTTCTTACAATGGCATTGAACATAAATTGATCGAAGAACTCGGAATCACTTATCATGGTATTTCTAGCGGTAAATTAAGAAGATATTTTGATGTTAAGAACTTTACAGATCCTTTCCGTGTTATGAAAGGATATATTCAAGCAAAAAAACTGATCAAACAATTAAAACCGGATGTTGTATTCTCAAAGGGTGGTTTCGTAACAGTTCCTGTTGTCATCGCAGCTGGCAAGAAGAAGATTCCTACACTTATTCACGAATCCGATATGACTCCAGGTCTTGCAAATCGTATTTGTATCCCTTATGCAACAAAGATATGTACCAATTTCCCAGAAACAATTAAGAATCTCCCAGCTGACAAAGCAGTTCTTACTGGTTCTCCAATTCGTAAAGAATTATTCAGTGGAAACAAACTAAAAGGACTTGAGTTCTGTGGTCTCTCTCTTAACAAACCAGTCATTCTCGTAATCGGCGGAAGCCTTGGTGCAACTGCAGTTAATGAAGCGGTAAGAAGAAACTTAGATGAACTTCTAAAAACATATCAAGTCATTCATTTATGTGGCAAAGGCAAGCTAGATGAATCTCTTACAAACAAAAAAGGATACGTCCAATATGAATACATCAAGCAAGAATTAAGCGATCTATTTGCAGCTGCAGATATCATCATCTCAAGAGCCGGCGCAAATGCAATCTGTGAACTACTTGCTTTAAGAAAACCAAACATTTTAATTCCACTACCTGCTGCAAGCAGCCGTGGCGATCAGATTTTAAATGCAGAATCTTTTGAAAAACAAGGATTCAGCTACTTACTAAAAGAAGAAAACCTAACCGATGAAAGTTTATTAAAAGCTGTTAATCATGTATATACCAACCGAAAGGATTACATCGATTCTATGGAGAAAAGTAAACTAAATGATTCGGTAAAAACAATCGTTGAATTAATTGAATCCGTTTCAAAATAA
- a CDS encoding DNA-binding response regulator: MSKILIVEDEQAIAELQKDYLELSDFDVLIENDGEAGLKRALEDDINLIILDLMLPGMDGFEICKRVREVKNIPILMVSAKKDDIDKIRGLGLGADDYMTKPFSPSELVARVKAHLARYERLIGTGSKENNIIEIRGIRIDKTARRVYINDEEKTFTTKEFDLLTFLAENPNHVYTKEELFREIWDMESVGDIATVTVHIKKIREKIEVNTSKPQYIETIWGVGYRFKI, translated from the coding sequence ATGAGTAAAATATTAATTGTTGAAGATGAACAGGCAATTGCAGAGTTACAGAAAGATTATTTAGAACTTAGTGATTTTGATGTGCTGATAGAGAATGATGGAGAAGCAGGATTAAAACGTGCTTTAGAGGATGATATTAATTTGATCATTTTAGATCTGATGCTTCCTGGAATGGATGGCTTTGAGATCTGCAAACGTGTAAGGGAAGTGAAAAATATTCCGATTCTTATGGTATCTGCGAAAAAGGATGATATTGATAAGATCCGCGGACTTGGACTTGGCGCAGATGATTATATGACGAAACCTTTTAGTCCATCAGAACTTGTTGCAAGAGTAAAAGCTCATCTTGCGAGATATGAACGCCTGATCGGAACAGGGTCCAAAGAGAATAATATCATTGAGATCCGTGGAATTCGCATCGATAAAACAGCGAGACGTGTTTATATTAATGATGAAGAAAAGACTTTTACGACGAAAGAATTTGATCTATTAACTTTCTTAGCTGAAAATCCAAATCATGTTTATACAAAGGAAGAATTATTCCGAGAAATATGGGATATGGAGTCTGTTGGAGATATTGCAACAGTTACGGTGCATATTAAGAAAATAAGAGAGAAGATAGAGGTAAATACGTCTAAACCTCAATATATTGAGACGATATGGGGCGTTGGATACCGCTTTAAGATATAG